The following coding sequences are from one Lysinibacillus sp. FSL W8-0992 window:
- a CDS encoding DNA-3-methyladenine glycosylase family protein: MKQSDEKCHIELSTPMLFNYDECLLFLARSDQEVLHTIKDKILYKLLKINNEFILCKIGYSAQKIQVHFPLKTPSKAAVEQVIAYIREWFDLDRNLAPFYNMAQQDAILQQPVKKYYGLRIIGIPDLFEALVWAIIGQQINLTFAYTLKKRFVEHFGESVTYKGETYLVFPTCEKIASLEVEDVKALQFTVRKAEYIITIAQAMASGELNKEKLLKEQNRTSMKKFLMAIRGVGAWTADYVLMKCFHDPTSFPIADVGLHNALKMQLALDRKPTIDELKEFEAQWQGWQAYATFYLWRSLYDKV, from the coding sequence ATGAAACAGTCAGATGAAAAATGCCACATCGAGCTAAGTACGCCAATGCTATTTAACTATGATGAATGCTTATTATTTTTAGCTAGATCCGATCAAGAAGTACTGCATACGATAAAAGATAAAATTTTATACAAATTACTAAAAATTAATAATGAATTCATCCTATGTAAAATTGGCTATAGCGCACAAAAGATTCAGGTTCACTTTCCACTCAAAACGCCTTCTAAAGCTGCTGTTGAACAAGTGATAGCTTATATAAGGGAATGGTTCGACTTAGATCGAAACTTGGCGCCTTTTTATAACATGGCACAACAAGATGCTATTTTGCAACAACCTGTAAAAAAATATTATGGATTACGGATAATAGGTATTCCTGATTTATTTGAAGCACTTGTATGGGCGATTATCGGACAACAAATAAATTTAACATTCGCCTATACACTAAAAAAACGATTTGTTGAACATTTTGGTGAAAGTGTGACGTATAAAGGGGAAACCTATTTAGTATTTCCAACATGTGAAAAAATCGCGTCTTTAGAAGTAGAAGATGTAAAAGCATTACAATTTACTGTTCGAAAAGCCGAATATATAATTACAATTGCACAAGCGATGGCAAGTGGTGAATTAAATAAAGAAAAATTGTTGAAGGAACAAAATCGTACGAGCATGAAGAAATTTCTTATGGCAATAAGAGGAGTCGGAGCATGGACTGCGGATTATGTCCTAATGAAATGTTTTCATGATCCAACCTCGTTTCCTATTGCAGATGTAGGGCTTCATAATGCCTTGAAAATGCAACTAGCATTAGATCGAAAACCGACAATAGATGAATTAAAAGAGTTTGAAGCACAATGGCAAGGGTGGCAAGCATATGCAACCTTTTATTTATGGAGGTCATTATATGACAAAGTATAA
- a CDS encoding bifunctional transcriptional activator/DNA repair enzyme AdaA: protein MDSTVNLSFDEMWEKIMACDRTYDGLFFTAVKTTKIYCRPSCRSRKPKKINVAFYDDITKVEQAGFRACKRCQPEVEHSPHAQLIKAVTSFLMKEYKQSLTLQHIANHVGISPFHLERLFKQATAETPRTYLEKIRIDKAAHLLKSTNLTILEICFETGFRSSSNFYKVFRRQKDCSPTEYRSLQYKEL from the coding sequence ATGGACAGTACCGTAAATCTTTCATTTGATGAAATGTGGGAGAAAATAATGGCTTGTGATCGAACTTATGATGGATTATTTTTTACGGCAGTGAAAACGACAAAAATTTATTGTCGTCCCTCGTGCAGGTCAAGAAAACCGAAAAAAATAAATGTAGCATTTTACGATGATATAACAAAGGTTGAGCAAGCAGGCTTTCGTGCTTGCAAACGGTGTCAACCTGAAGTTGAGCACTCTCCACATGCGCAACTTATCAAAGCGGTTACATCATTTTTAATGAAAGAATACAAGCAATCGCTTACGTTGCAACATATTGCCAATCATGTTGGGATAAGCCCATTCCATCTTGAACGATTATTTAAACAAGCAACGGCTGAAACCCCACGAACTTATTTAGAAAAAATAAGAATTGATAAAGCAGCACATTTACTAAAGAGTACAAATTTAACCATTTTAGAAATTTGCTTTGAAACTGGATTTCGCAGTTCTTCTAATTTTTACAAAGTTTTTCGTCGCCAAAAAGATTGCTCTCCTACTGAATATCGAAGCCTTCAATATAAGGAGCTATGA
- a CDS encoding isocitrate lyase/PEP mutase family protein yields the protein MTTIKTFNALHAAQDLLLLGNAWDLLSALTLEKAGFKAIGTTSWGIANSLGYADGECIDFNRHLAIIKAITDNVNIPVSADIEAGYGSDTKTILDNVLRTADIGVAGINIEDSLKQQKGLRNMNEHCSLLEKMRTMLDQHGYKDFFINARTDTYFQTEQPFLDTMTRAKAYVDSGASGIFIPGLIDHEEIKEITSAIDAPINLMSLPGLTNCQTLQELGVKRFSFGNALSDTIIAYLTKNATQLVETRDTSFLYEK from the coding sequence ATGACGACAATAAAAACATTCAATGCATTACATGCCGCACAAGATTTATTATTATTAGGGAATGCCTGGGATTTACTATCTGCATTAACACTAGAAAAAGCAGGATTTAAAGCAATTGGTACTACAAGCTGGGGAATTGCGAATTCGCTCGGTTATGCAGATGGAGAATGTATAGATTTTAATAGACATTTAGCTATAATTAAAGCGATTACGGATAATGTAAATATCCCAGTTTCAGCAGATATTGAGGCAGGGTATGGAAGCGATACGAAAACAATTTTGGATAATGTATTAAGAACAGCAGATATTGGTGTAGCAGGTATCAATATTGAGGATTCACTAAAACAACAAAAAGGGCTAAGAAATATGAATGAACATTGCTCCCTGTTAGAAAAAATGAGAACAATGTTAGATCAGCATGGCTATAAAGACTTTTTTATTAATGCAAGGACAGATACATATTTTCAAACAGAGCAGCCATTTTTGGATACAATGACAAGAGCAAAGGCATATGTGGACAGTGGTGCTAGTGGAATTTTTATACCAGGGCTGATAGATCATGAAGAAATAAAAGAAATTACTTCAGCTATAGATGCTCCCATTAATTTAATGTCGTTACCAGGTTTAACGAATTGTCAGACGCTACAAGAATTAGGCGTTAAACGTTTTAGCTTTGGCAATGCATTATCAGATACAATCATTGCTTATTTGACAAAAAATGCGACACAGTTAGTCGAGACGAGAGATACGTCATTTTTATATGAAAAATAG